A region of the Acomys russatus unplaced genomic scaffold, mAcoRus1.1, whole genome shotgun sequence genome:
AAGTCCATTCTTCAAATATACCAACTTTCTAAGACTGTAATATAGAGGAAATGCTCCAAAAGGTTTAGccagaccagaaaaaaaaaccaagtatttCTTACTCATCCTGCTTTCTAGCCTTCTAACATATGAACTTAAACAGCCTTCATTTACTAGGAAAGGGAATTAACCTTGGACATTGAGTGGTGAGAGCTATGCAGACATACTTCTAAAGCAATGGGTGATCAGGCATTTAGAAGGCACAAGAACAGTATGCCCTATCTGTAACTGAGCAGCCTACATTCTAGGGATGTCTTAGAACCCCAATATTTACCAACGAGACAACTGGAGACCTAGAGGATGCCTCTGGCTATCGTAGTAGGAATCTGGTATTCTCATACACTAACAACCATCCCAATTCATTTATCCCATAGTTACCTCTTCTGGATTCAACAAGGCCACGAAGACCCACGGCCCTCACTTACCTTAGCCTTTGAGAAGACAAGAAAACACATGAGAGGCATatgaagaggaaggacagagaagaacGGTATCTCAGTAAACATATCTGTTATCATGCTCGCAACTTCCCAAACCGTAAAAAAATTGTAGGAAATTCCTAATCCTTTGGCTTACCTGAGGTGTACAAGATCCTGGAGTCATTGAGTCCAGGCTTTCTAATTCTGCTTCCTCCAGAGCCGTTTCTTTAGCTATATAAATGTCTTTCTCAAGTTGCGTCAAATGCTCATCATACtgagaaataaatacaattaataaatgcattCAGCATTTAGGTACTGgcatacaaaaacaaacacttcagggctggagacatggctcaacgattaaaagcactggctgctcttccagaggtcctgaattcaatccccagcaaccacatggtggcctacaaccatctgtaatgggatctggttctctcttctggtgtacatgaagacagagcactcttatacataaaatacatgaataaataaatctttcctttaaaagaattGCTCTTTTCACAGTGGTTCTGTTCTAATAGCAGAACACAACCGATAACctaaacaaagcagagaaagaaatgacGGAATGAGGGTAGAGGGTGGAATATTACATTTGATAGCAAACAGGGTAGTCAGGGAAAGCTTCAAACTCAAGGACACAGCAGAAATGTTTCAGGGAGCCCAATCTTCTCTACCACCTACCTCAGTTAATGTCTGGCAACAAACGTTCACAATCTCCTGAGCAGTCTTAGTATACTGACTCTCAGGCCCTATGAAACAAGTAAAATGCCATCACCTTTGTAACGTCAAGAATTTTACATTTCTCTAACATACTgacttaatatatttattatttattaaaataattaactttatttatttttgagacagggtttctctgtgtagccctggctctcctgggactagctatgtagatcaggctagcctcaaactcacagagatctgcctacctctcaagtgctgagatttaaaaatgttaaaaaaaaaaacgccacctggctaaattttattttttatgctacATATGTGCGTGCTTTGCCCATGTGTATTTCTgcacaccatatgcatgcctggtgtccaaagaggccagaaggggatgtTGAACTGGAGTCACAAATGGTTCGGGGCTGCCATGCACGTGCTGCAAAGTCaacctaa
Encoded here:
- the LOC127186180 gene encoding transcription initiation factor TFIID subunit 1-like, which translates into the protein MMAVPDSWPFHHPVNKKFVPDYYKVIVSPMDLETIRENISKHKYQSRESFLDDVNLILGNSVQYNGPESQYTKTAQEIVNVCCQTLTEYDEHLTQLEKDIYIAKETALEEAELESLDSMTPGSCTPQVSQRIRNFLQFFYGLGSCEHDNRYVY